One window of Dyadobacter sandarakinus genomic DNA carries:
- a CDS encoding fumarylacetoacetate hydrolase family protein has translation MNKTLIGLAVGGLLSLLHIFPAHSSVLSAPDTKDYSHLAEIMIDTAAEISIFEKTGKILKAPEDALTLARFDAGGQVHTLAVLQDNGEMIRGIDLSAELGKYEQNAFEVIKGLEFDEIVKLTHTSAKHISLKYADLLPSVGGETHLAIGINYAEHGKETGQVRPFMFPKFVRTDPAVHQLQYTKGWLLDHEAELGIVFPKAVCSAADLNSMMIGFLVVNDFTDRATLMRKMDSQNVIGGKGFPDAKSNEGFLPTGPYMVVPRNWRAFVNDLELSLSVNGEQRQHGSAKDMVWDISRIIEQSLSVKGEKKSYYQGQMVKLFEGSCIPANTIIMTGTPSGVVFNAPGKGFIIGTVFKYIFTGAFFTSKMHPYILEQYLKNQMKNTRYLKPGDKVETSISYLGTIHTSINE, from the coding sequence ATGAACAAAACATTAATCGGCTTAGCGGTAGGCGGCCTCCTTAGCTTGTTGCACATTTTCCCCGCGCATTCCAGTGTTCTTTCTGCGCCAGACACAAAGGATTACAGCCACTTAGCTGAAATTATGATTGATACAGCTGCTGAAATAAGCATTTTTGAAAAAACGGGCAAAATCTTGAAGGCCCCGGAAGATGCACTCACGCTGGCCAGGTTTGATGCCGGCGGCCAAGTACATACCCTTGCCGTGCTGCAAGACAATGGGGAAATGATTCGCGGGATTGATTTAAGTGCTGAGTTGGGAAAATATGAGCAAAACGCTTTTGAGGTGATCAAAGGGCTGGAATTTGATGAAATTGTAAAGCTTACCCACACCAGTGCCAAACATATTTCATTAAAGTATGCAGACCTGCTTCCCAGTGTTGGTGGTGAAACACACCTGGCGATTGGGATCAATTATGCAGAACACGGCAAGGAAACCGGGCAGGTAAGACCATTCATGTTTCCAAAATTTGTGCGCACCGACCCGGCCGTCCACCAGTTACAGTATACAAAAGGCTGGCTCCTGGACCACGAGGCTGAACTTGGTATTGTTTTCCCGAAGGCGGTTTGTTCCGCTGCTGACTTGAACAGCATGATGATCGGGTTTCTGGTTGTCAATGACTTTACCGACCGGGCAACATTGATGCGTAAAATGGATAGCCAGAACGTAATTGGCGGCAAAGGTTTCCCGGATGCCAAAAGTAACGAAGGATTTTTACCAACGGGTCCTTACATGGTAGTTCCAAGAAATTGGCGCGCATTTGTGAATGATTTAGAACTTTCGCTTTCGGTCAACGGTGAGCAGCGCCAGCATGGGAGTGCAAAAGATATGGTCTGGGATATCAGCCGGATCATCGAACAGTCACTGTCTGTGAAGGGCGAGAAAAAAAGTTATTATCAAGGTCAGATGGTCAAACTGTTTGAAGGAAGCTGCATTCCGGCCAATACCATTATCATGACGGGAACACCTTCCGGGGTTGTGTTCAATGCACCGGGCAAAGGTTTTATCATTGGGACAGTCTTCAAATACATTTTTACCGGTGCATTTTTCACGTCAAAAATGCACCCCTATATCTTGGAGCAGTATTTGAAAAACCAAATGAAAAATACCCGTTACCTGAAACCGGGAGACAAGGTAGAAACGTCCATCAGCTACTTAGGGACGATCCATACCAGCATTAACGAATAA
- a CDS encoding MFS transporter — protein MQKFAKRSFMDLSAKHNIAQLQTSTQVIFLICGLGISSWAPMVPYVKDQLKLDEAGMGFLLLFLGAGALMMMPVTGWLISRLGSRRVILYATFVTAGALPLLLMMNTSFSLALMLFVFGSGVGSVDVAMNAHGVQVQNLSGRPIMSSLHGLFSVGGLLGSLGIGFLISSGLNPIWAAGCISIILLILVLVKYNALLDKVLEDALVVRYSEGHHQSNASGQSWFNKRVLFLGFLCFSVFLAEGAMLDWSAILLRDFKHIEESFSGIGYASFSIAMAVMRLLGDRIVTRILPSTVVIGGSLVAATGFLVIIFSPWIPITLLGFILVGVGAANTVPVFFSEGGRLKDVPSTIAIPAITTMGYAGQLAGPAILGFLAKSTSLPAAFGFTAGLLLLVAVTYVFHRKSRR, from the coding sequence TTGCAGAAGTTTGCAAAAAGATCGTTTATGGATTTGTCTGCAAAACACAACATCGCACAGCTGCAAACATCAACACAAGTCATTTTCTTGATTTGTGGACTGGGTATTTCAAGCTGGGCACCCATGGTGCCGTACGTTAAAGATCAACTTAAACTGGATGAAGCCGGTATGGGCTTCCTGCTGCTATTTCTGGGAGCCGGAGCACTCATGATGATGCCTGTAACCGGATGGCTGATATCCCGGCTTGGTTCCCGAAGGGTAATCCTTTACGCAACCTTTGTCACGGCCGGAGCTTTACCGCTTCTACTCATGATGAATACTTCTTTTTCCCTGGCACTGATGCTGTTTGTATTTGGATCGGGGGTGGGAAGTGTGGATGTTGCGATGAATGCACATGGTGTTCAGGTGCAAAATTTATCCGGCAGGCCAATCATGTCTTCCCTGCATGGACTGTTCAGTGTTGGCGGACTTCTGGGTTCATTGGGGATTGGTTTTCTGATTAGTTCTGGGCTGAATCCAATCTGGGCCGCAGGTTGTATTTCGATCATCCTTCTCATCCTCGTTCTTGTAAAATACAATGCATTGCTGGACAAAGTCTTAGAAGATGCACTTGTTGTCAGGTATAGTGAAGGCCATCATCAAAGCAATGCATCGGGGCAGTCCTGGTTCAATAAGCGTGTGCTTTTTCTGGGCTTTCTCTGCTTTTCGGTTTTTCTTGCAGAAGGAGCAATGCTGGACTGGAGCGCAATCCTGCTTCGGGATTTTAAGCACATTGAAGAATCCTTCTCAGGCATAGGATACGCATCCTTTTCGATTGCCATGGCAGTAATGCGGTTGCTGGGTGATAGGATTGTCACAAGGATCCTGCCGTCTACCGTCGTCATTGGCGGCAGTTTAGTAGCTGCCACAGGATTTTTGGTGATCATATTTTCTCCCTGGATACCCATCACTTTACTAGGCTTCATCCTAGTAGGCGTTGGTGCAGCCAACACCGTTCCCGTGTTTTTCAGTGAAGGCGGGCGCCTTAAAGACGTTCCAAGTACAATTGCGATTCCTGCCATTACCACCATGGGTTACGCAGGACAATTAGCGGGTCCGGCGATTCTGGGTTTCCTAGCCAAATCAACCAGCCTTCCCGCTGCATTCGGTTTCACGGCAGGTCTGCTACTGCTCGTTGCTGTCACTTACGTTTTCCATCGCAAGTCACGACGCTGA
- a CDS encoding DUF6268 family outer membrane beta-barrel protein translates to MKSNNLNLRSFPLEGVILLLSRLIPLTARIPAYPIARVFMLSLLLPYSSFGQGYVEGVNVSYENLPMKIRTEGQYQKFTGSNLKIATTIPVFLTPNKSKYLLVGGNLEAFHFSGSHPGFEVKNVYSISPTLGYSTMVNKKINLTALFMPFLNSDYKNVKASDMKFGAVVRGTWKVNDKLTWKGIVGYRRQFYGPQYIVLVGMDWKVNDKLWIFGDLPHSATVSYAVNQKVNAGFNLFVQNSTYRLNNQKRYFEYNTVNPGLFAEYYISPDWAVRATAAYTLIRNMEVYNQNDKASGFIDFYELGNRKDPLNPEVAGGLSFKVGLSYRIIPGKH, encoded by the coding sequence ATGAAATCCAACAACCTAAATTTGAGAAGTTTCCCGCTCGAAGGAGTAATTCTGCTACTTTCCCGACTGATCCCTCTGACCGCCCGTATACCCGCCTACCCTATTGCCCGGGTTTTTATGCTGTCGCTTCTTTTGCCGTATTCCAGCTTTGGGCAGGGATACGTGGAAGGTGTAAATGTGAGCTACGAAAACCTGCCCATGAAGATCAGAACCGAAGGACAGTATCAGAAATTTACAGGTAGCAACCTCAAAATAGCCACCACGATCCCCGTTTTTCTTACACCAAACAAGTCCAAATACCTGCTGGTCGGCGGCAATCTGGAAGCATTTCACTTTTCTGGTTCGCACCCGGGCTTTGAAGTGAAAAACGTTTACAGCATATCGCCCACACTAGGTTACAGCACGATGGTTAATAAGAAAATTAACCTTACCGCATTGTTTATGCCATTTCTAAACAGCGATTACAAGAACGTCAAAGCTTCGGACATGAAGTTCGGTGCGGTTGTCAGAGGAACCTGGAAAGTGAATGACAAGCTAACCTGGAAAGGCATTGTTGGCTACCGCAGGCAGTTTTACGGCCCGCAGTACATCGTACTGGTAGGTATGGACTGGAAGGTAAATGATAAGCTCTGGATATTCGGTGATCTGCCACATAGTGCTACGGTGAGTTATGCGGTAAACCAGAAGGTCAATGCGGGTTTCAACCTGTTTGTACAAAATTCAACTTACCGCTTAAACAACCAAAAACGCTATTTTGAATACAACACGGTCAATCCCGGCCTGTTTGCCGAATACTACATTTCGCCCGACTGGGCTGTCCGCGCAACTGCTGCGTATACACTGATCCGTAACATGGAGGTATATAACCAAAATGATAAAGCAAGTGGCTTTATTGACTTCTATGAACTGGGTAACCGCAAGGACCCGCTCAACCCGGAAGTAGCGGGCGGCCTAAGCTTTAAAGTGGGCCTGAGTTACAGAATCATTCCCGGAAAGCATTAA
- a CDS encoding glycoside hydrolase family 26 protein, whose amino-acid sequence MFIKIVNGVSDQLSLFIDFNFPEVRSVIIEKRYLGFLQQTLGHRMKISRVIVIAAGLISTLLLVFVIQKLTSPSVRSYDALDSTFHEPVIGTFELNAQQTAHSFSHYALKLDKHPDNASINKLIAKIPDAAHLIITISMPGTDYASAPNVLKEVREGAYDAKIKAFCLALARKSGTTYLRWNPEMEVPVQLYPWQYQAPVDYIEAFNHFCKLARSVFPAVKIVWGPAGYPGSDEYWPGPVFVDYISVTIDGKSELAATAFPAVKDPEENVRRKIQRMRMFGKPVLVMKAGSVSEADLKAALVKAAASTRLNAGILYQTQDTEGAPNVTEKRTPLIGVYDPKALLVNSGLIDAEHIFVDLIAVQNGQFERDFNAIVSRRHDAIVSIEPWHNAGVKKDSNALGNVINGIYDAEFAEIYRVLATSKQTVYLRFAHEMEIPIHRYAWQSQDPVLYIKAFRYFMNFDGSKNKRIKKVWGPAGDRGSIEWWPGDDVVDYISIAIYGLPDKNITDPEQQESFETIYNRKHYRMRLVNKPIFITEFGVKGPENFKKKWLEKAAEVIGNRPEIRGVSYFNLADNPKVWGNIPPPDWSVSKPTFQHFVNTLSMARVGFR is encoded by the coding sequence ATGTTTATCAAGATCGTAAATGGCGTATCTGATCAGCTCAGCCTGTTTATCGACTTTAACTTTCCGGAGGTACGGTCTGTCATAATCGAAAAACGCTACCTTGGGTTTTTGCAACAAACACTTGGTCACCGTATGAAAATTTCCAGGGTTATAGTGATTGCAGCCGGGCTCATTTCAACCTTGTTGCTGGTGTTTGTCATTCAAAAACTGACATCGCCGTCTGTAAGATCCTATGATGCTCTGGATTCCACCTTCCATGAACCTGTGATTGGTACTTTCGAACTCAACGCGCAGCAGACAGCACATTCGTTCTCGCACTACGCGCTGAAACTGGACAAGCACCCCGACAATGCGTCTATCAACAAATTGATTGCAAAAATCCCTGATGCAGCGCATCTGATTATTACCATCTCCATGCCGGGAACCGACTATGCATCGGCACCCAATGTGCTCAAAGAAGTGCGTGAAGGAGCTTATGATGCCAAAATCAAGGCATTTTGCCTGGCACTGGCCAGGAAATCGGGCACTACCTATTTGCGCTGGAACCCCGAGATGGAAGTTCCTGTGCAGCTGTATCCCTGGCAATACCAGGCGCCAGTCGACTACATTGAAGCATTCAATCATTTTTGCAAACTGGCTAGGTCTGTTTTTCCCGCAGTGAAAATAGTGTGGGGACCGGCGGGCTATCCTGGTTCAGATGAATATTGGCCCGGGCCTGTTTTTGTGGACTATATCAGTGTGACGATTGATGGTAAATCTGAACTGGCAGCGACTGCCTTCCCGGCTGTGAAAGACCCTGAGGAAAATGTCAGGCGGAAAATACAGCGTATGCGAATGTTCGGAAAGCCGGTGCTGGTTATGAAAGCGGGAAGCGTCAGTGAGGCTGATCTCAAAGCCGCGCTGGTAAAAGCCGCTGCAAGTACGCGGCTCAATGCCGGCATTCTGTATCAGACACAAGACACGGAAGGCGCTCCAAATGTTACCGAAAAGAGAACACCGCTGATTGGTGTATATGATCCCAAAGCATTGCTGGTTAACTCGGGACTGATTGATGCGGAGCATATTTTTGTCGATCTGATCGCTGTGCAGAACGGTCAGTTCGAGAGGGATTTCAATGCAATCGTTTCTCGCCGCCACGATGCCATTGTGAGTATCGAGCCGTGGCATAATGCAGGGGTCAAAAAAGATTCAAATGCACTGGGCAATGTAATTAATGGCATTTATGATGCGGAGTTTGCTGAAATCTACCGTGTACTTGCAACCAGTAAGCAAACCGTTTACCTGCGCTTTGCACACGAAATGGAAATCCCTATCCACCGGTATGCGTGGCAAAGCCAGGATCCTGTACTTTATATCAAAGCCTTCCGGTACTTTATGAACTTTGACGGTTCAAAAAACAAAAGGATTAAAAAGGTATGGGGACCGGCCGGCGACCGGGGTTCGATCGAATGGTGGCCGGGCGATGATGTGGTGGATTACATCAGCATAGCCATATACGGGTTGCCCGACAAGAACATTACAGATCCTGAGCAGCAGGAGTCTTTCGAAACCATTTACAATCGCAAACACTACCGGATGCGGCTGGTAAACAAGCCCATCTTCATCACTGAGTTTGGTGTGAAAGGCCCTGAAAATTTCAAGAAAAAATGGTTGGAAAAAGCAGCCGAGGTCATCGGTAATCGTCCGGAGATCAGAGGTGTGAGCTATTTCAATTTAGCCGATAATCCCAAAGTGTGGGGCAACATTCCACCTCCCGACTGGAGTGTGAGCAAGCCAACCTTTCAGCATTTTGTAAATACCTTATCAATGGCCCGAGTGGGGTTCCGGTAG
- a CDS encoding xanthine dehydrogenase family protein molybdopterin-binding subunit has translation MSETGKPINRIDGRMKVSGKATYSAEFNQPNMVYAFPVRATIAKGKIASIDDVAAKKEPGVLAVISYKNALKLKPLDMQAQMKAGAAFLGENLPPLQTNVVQYPGQFIAVVVAETYEQARAAAYKLKVRYTAEKAAVDLKTEIPNSKKPKMFMGEEAQVNEGKTAAPFAAASQKVDHTYSTPAEHHHPMEPHATIAVWDGTDKLTLYDATQGVGLTGTIAAYFLGLKPENVHVIAPFVGGGFGSKGLWLHTLMVAMAAKAVGRPVKLALTRQMMQTNVGHRAATIQKVALGTDAAGKLSMIRHHTATYNNLTQFFEPSGKQSLVLYQAPVREVTYNIAHLDRSTPTFMRAPGESPGTFALECAMDEMAYKLKVDPIEFRITNHTTKDPMKGHDFSSEFLIDCYRIGAEKFGWSARNMEPRQNRNGKYLVGYGMATATYPGGRSAASVKVAMNAKGDVTVMTASIDIGTGTYTVLAQTAADALGVPVDRIDVKIGDSSLPPAPLAGGSQTTASIHPAAMEACVLLRKELAALAIADPDSKLNGRKPEEIGYGDGKLFVTGDDKKTDSYLNILSRAKRSEIEACATTLPVSGAGLTVPSALCTPSQTPPEQNSDIKQYAFHSFGAQFAEVWVDEDFGTIRVKRFTSVQDVGRIMNEKTARSQIIGGVIFGIGAALMEATEYDKRWGNPVTRTLADYHVPVHLDVPPIDVHFIGKPDPHISPIGARGIGEIGITGVSAAIANAVFNATGKRLRDLPLTPEKFMNEEPVKV, from the coding sequence ATGAGCGAAACCGGTAAACCGATAAACCGCATTGATGGGCGCATGAAGGTAAGTGGCAAGGCAACTTATTCCGCTGAATTCAACCAGCCCAACATGGTCTATGCCTTTCCTGTTCGTGCGACGATCGCAAAGGGGAAAATTGCATCGATCGATGATGTTGCTGCTAAAAAAGAACCCGGCGTACTTGCTGTGATCAGTTATAAAAATGCACTGAAATTGAAGCCGCTGGACATGCAGGCGCAGATGAAAGCAGGCGCGGCCTTTCTGGGAGAAAACCTTCCGCCTTTGCAAACGAATGTCGTGCAATATCCCGGACAGTTTATTGCAGTGGTTGTGGCCGAAACATACGAGCAGGCCCGTGCAGCAGCCTATAAATTGAAAGTGCGGTATACGGCTGAGAAAGCCGCGGTTGATCTGAAAACCGAAATTCCCAACAGCAAAAAGCCAAAGATGTTCATGGGTGAAGAGGCCCAGGTCAATGAAGGAAAAACCGCTGCCCCGTTTGCTGCTGCGTCGCAAAAAGTGGATCATACTTATTCGACCCCTGCTGAACATCATCATCCCATGGAACCACATGCTACAATTGCGGTTTGGGATGGTACGGATAAACTTACTTTATATGATGCCACTCAGGGGGTGGGACTTACGGGTACTATTGCAGCCTATTTCCTGGGCTTGAAACCTGAAAACGTACATGTTATTGCACCTTTTGTGGGCGGCGGTTTTGGCTCAAAAGGACTCTGGCTGCACACTTTAATGGTTGCAATGGCAGCTAAGGCAGTCGGGCGGCCGGTTAAGCTTGCCCTTACACGGCAAATGATGCAGACCAATGTTGGCCACCGGGCAGCAACCATCCAGAAAGTGGCGCTTGGTACAGATGCTGCCGGAAAATTAAGTATGATACGCCATCATACAGCTACCTATAACAATCTTACACAGTTCTTTGAACCCAGTGGCAAACAATCACTTGTTTTGTACCAGGCTCCGGTTCGTGAGGTTACCTATAATATAGCACATCTGGACCGCAGCACCCCGACGTTCATGCGTGCCCCCGGCGAATCCCCGGGCACTTTTGCACTGGAATGTGCTATGGATGAGATGGCTTACAAATTAAAAGTGGATCCCATTGAATTCCGGATCACGAATCATACGACCAAAGACCCGATGAAGGGGCATGACTTTTCCAGCGAATTCCTCATTGACTGTTACCGCATTGGCGCAGAGAAATTCGGATGGTCTGCCCGCAATATGGAACCGAGGCAGAACCGGAACGGGAAATACCTTGTGGGCTATGGAATGGCTACGGCGACTTACCCCGGCGGACGGAGTGCTGCTTCTGTAAAGGTGGCTATGAATGCAAAAGGTGATGTAACGGTCATGACTGCATCCATCGATATTGGCACAGGAACTTACACGGTATTGGCACAGACGGCGGCTGATGCACTTGGCGTGCCGGTCGATCGCATTGATGTAAAAATCGGCGACTCCAGTCTTCCTCCGGCGCCTCTTGCTGGTGGTTCGCAAACCACTGCGAGTATTCATCCGGCTGCGATGGAAGCCTGCGTGTTATTGAGAAAAGAACTTGCCGCCCTGGCCATTGCTGACCCGGACTCCAAGCTAAACGGCCGCAAACCGGAAGAAATCGGTTACGGAGATGGCAAACTTTTTGTGACAGGAGATGATAAAAAAACCGATTCGTATCTAAATATCCTAAGCCGCGCAAAGCGAAGTGAAATCGAGGCTTGTGCGACTACTTTGCCGGTTTCAGGTGCGGGCCTGACGGTTCCAAGTGCGCTTTGTACACCGAGCCAAACTCCCCCGGAACAAAACAGCGATATCAAGCAATATGCTTTTCATTCGTTCGGTGCTCAGTTCGCCGAGGTATGGGTTGATGAAGACTTTGGTACCATCCGCGTGAAACGCTTTACGAGTGTTCAGGACGTGGGCCGGATTATGAATGAAAAAACTGCGCGGTCGCAGATTATCGGTGGTGTGATCTTTGGTATTGGCGCAGCACTGATGGAAGCCACAGAGTATGATAAACGTTGGGGTAACCCGGTGACACGTACACTGGCAGATTACCATGTTCCTGTTCACCTGGACGTTCCGCCCATCGATGTTCATTTTATCGGTAAACCTGACCCGCATATATCGCCGATCGGTGCGCGGGGCATTGGTGAAATCGGTATTACAGGTGTATCAGCGGCTATTGCGAATGCTGTATTTAATGCAACCGGTAAAAGATTAAGAGATCTGCCATTGACACCAGAGAAATTTATGAATGAAGAACCTGTCAAAGTATAG
- a CDS encoding cupin, with the protein MREPTMQFEIETYRFDDDGIIPNSNLPVILYRKVYLENDKSDWFESTFIKNGWTNNWRDTILSYDHFHSTTHEVLGVGDGTVTLQVGGPSGVHLTVHAGDVLILPAGVGHASLPGQSYYEIVGGYPDGKSWDLMTGTEENRHDALTNIKAVDLPLTDPIYGLQGMLLKYWN; encoded by the coding sequence ATGAGAGAGCCAACAATGCAGTTCGAGATTGAAACCTATCGGTTTGATGATGACGGGATCATCCCTAATAGTAACCTTCCGGTGATTTTATACAGGAAAGTGTATTTAGAAAATGACAAATCGGATTGGTTTGAGTCCACTTTCATCAAAAACGGATGGACCAATAACTGGCGTGATACCATCCTGTCTTATGACCATTTTCATAGTACCACGCATGAAGTGCTGGGCGTCGGTGACGGGACGGTTACATTGCAGGTGGGAGGACCATCCGGGGTACACCTCACAGTACATGCCGGCGACGTGCTTATTTTGCCTGCTGGTGTCGGGCATGCTTCACTGCCGGGACAAAGTTACTATGAAATCGTCGGTGGGTATCCCGATGGCAAATCCTGGGATCTGATGACAGGTACAGAAGAAAACCGACATGATGCCTTAACCAACATCAAAGCGGTTGATTTACCCTTAACCGATCCGATTTATGGCTTGCAGGGTATGTTACTGAAATACTGGAATTAA
- a CDS encoding FAD binding domain-containing protein: MRPFKYSNASDAATAIGIVSADPTAKYLGGGTNLVDLMKEDVMRPTQLVDVTRLQYSNIEKKGDGVSIGATATNTVTANNEIIREKYPLLSMAILAGASAQIRNMATNAGNLNQRTRCTYFYDVSMPCNKREPGSGCGALHGINKNHAIFGWSEKCVATYPSDMAVALAALDAIVQVEGINHTKRSIPFADFHRLPGDHPELDNNLKRGEFITSIDLPANELSEKSYYLKIRERSSYAFALVSVAAALVTDGAMIKEVRIALGGVAHKPWRASVAEKWLVGKEATEANFEAAAAAELKNAKPLQHNRYKVELATKAIARALDGAMQGGTYGTMEAESTTTNKN, from the coding sequence GATGCCGCTACGGCAATCGGGATCGTTTCGGCTGATCCGACGGCTAAGTACCTGGGTGGAGGAACCAACCTTGTTGACCTGATGAAAGAAGACGTGATGCGTCCTACACAGCTTGTGGACGTGACCAGGTTGCAATATTCGAACATTGAAAAGAAAGGAGATGGTGTATCCATCGGTGCTACTGCTACCAATACAGTCACGGCAAACAACGAAATCATTCGTGAAAAATATCCATTGCTTTCCATGGCTATACTGGCAGGTGCCAGCGCACAGATAAGGAATATGGCCACGAATGCGGGTAACCTGAATCAGCGTACCCGGTGCACTTATTTCTATGACGTAAGTATGCCTTGCAATAAACGCGAGCCAGGCTCAGGCTGCGGGGCGCTGCATGGCATCAATAAAAACCATGCAATCTTTGGCTGGTCAGAAAAATGCGTAGCCACGTACCCCTCAGACATGGCAGTAGCACTGGCCGCGCTGGATGCGATTGTACAAGTGGAAGGCATCAATCATACAAAGCGAAGTATTCCATTTGCAGATTTCCACAGGCTTCCCGGAGATCACCCAGAGCTGGATAATAATCTTAAGCGCGGCGAGTTCATTACCTCTATTGATCTGCCTGCAAACGAGCTTTCCGAAAAATCATATTATTTGAAAATCCGTGAACGGTCTTCCTATGCCTTTGCACTCGTTTCTGTTGCTGCTGCTTTAGTGACAGACGGCGCGATGATCAAAGAAGTCAGAATTGCTCTGGGCGGTGTGGCGCATAAACCCTGGCGCGCATCTGTTGCTGAAAAATGGCTCGTTGGAAAAGAAGCTACGGAAGCAAACTTTGAAGCAGCGGCCGCAGCCGAACTTAAAAATGCAAAACCATTGCAGCATAATAGATACAAAGTGGAACTAGCCACGAAAGCCATTGCGCGTGCCCTTGATGGCGCTATGCAAGGCGGCACTTACGGAACTATGGAAGCTGAGTCAACAACCACTAACAAAAATTAA
- a CDS encoding Crp/Fnr family transcriptional regulator, translating to MVSPESMTKIESFIRRIIDPNADEWDAFARIVKTRSLKKKDLLLQEGQVCNFIAFINSGVLREYSFENDKESTVDFVSENQFTSDYQSFILGSPSMQYLEALTDVELLILKKSDINALYDQYKIWERFGRLIIEHVFCSSEAKRKKIISTSHEEQYRNFAATYPQIVQQVPQYYIASYLGLTPEHLSRLRKKGS from the coding sequence ATGGTAAGTCCAGAATCCATGACGAAAATAGAATCCTTTATCAGAAGGATCATTGACCCGAATGCGGATGAATGGGATGCCTTTGCCCGGATCGTTAAAACCAGATCATTGAAAAAGAAAGACCTCTTGTTGCAGGAAGGGCAGGTCTGCAATTTCATAGCATTCATTAATTCAGGTGTACTTCGGGAATACAGCTTCGAAAATGACAAGGAGAGTACCGTGGATTTTGTCAGTGAAAATCAATTTACCAGCGATTACCAAAGCTTTATTCTGGGATCGCCTTCCATGCAATACCTGGAAGCACTGACCGATGTGGAGCTGCTGATCCTGAAAAAGAGTGATATAAATGCCTTATACGATCAGTACAAGATCTGGGAACGGTTTGGCAGGTTGATTATCGAGCATGTGTTTTGCAGCTCCGAAGCGAAGCGGAAAAAGATTATTTCCACCTCGCATGAGGAGCAATACCGGAATTTTGCCGCGACCTACCCGCAGATAGTCCAGCAAGTCCCGCAATACTACATCGCTTCCTACCTGGGCCTGACGCCCGAACATCTGAGCAGGTTAAGAAAAAAGGGATCCTAG
- a CDS encoding DeoR/GlpR family DNA-binding transcription regulator — protein sequence MLKETRFEHILSKLKSNNQVFFEELALELAVSEDTIRRDIDILAKSGLMVKVRGGAISPAQSPLTFQQRKGLFTEGKQRIALKAQQHLSDVKTVFLDGGTTILAVASALPLNTRLRIITNNLALPQVLVNHKDVEIIIMGGNYIPGTQTTVGVQTCTEAAKYVADLYLMGTCALDSNTGITAQFAEDGEVKKALLKSARKTVALITQEKLNKTDYFKVARLDEIDGIITDLPSDSEQLASYRFSDLQIF from the coding sequence ATGCTGAAAGAAACCCGATTTGAACATATTCTGAGCAAGCTGAAGTCAAACAACCAGGTCTTTTTTGAAGAACTTGCCCTTGAACTTGCCGTGTCGGAAGACACCATTCGCAGGGATATTGACATACTTGCCAAGAGTGGCTTGATGGTTAAAGTGCGGGGAGGTGCAATTTCGCCAGCACAGAGTCCACTAACCTTTCAGCAGCGAAAAGGATTGTTTACCGAGGGTAAACAGCGGATCGCCTTGAAAGCACAGCAGCATCTCTCGGACGTAAAGACCGTATTTCTGGATGGCGGGACGACCATTCTTGCCGTTGCATCTGCATTGCCGCTTAATACCAGGCTAAGGATCATTACCAACAATCTGGCACTGCCGCAAGTCCTGGTAAATCATAAAGACGTGGAAATCATCATCATGGGAGGTAACTACATCCCAGGTACCCAAACCACCGTAGGCGTGCAAACCTGTACCGAAGCAGCGAAATATGTGGCAGATTTATATTTGATGGGTACTTGCGCACTCGATTCCAACACCGGCATAACGGCACAGTTTGCCGAAGATGGTGAAGTAAAAAAAGCCCTTCTTAAATCTGCCAGGAAAACAGTAGCATTGATCACTCAGGAAAAGCTGAATAAAACTGACTACTTCAAGGTCGCTCGGCTGGATGAAATCGATGGTATCATCACAGATCTTCCAAGTGACAGCGAGCAGCTTGCAAGTTATCGCTTCTCTGATCTGCAAATCTTTTAA